In Miniphocaeibacter halophilus, the following proteins share a genomic window:
- a CDS encoding ABC transporter ATP-binding protein, whose translation MAYDSSNVKTHSNMTLIKRFVPYFSNYKSILFFDLFCASLTTVNEMVLPLILRYLTNTGMEDISLITLSTIGKLGALFFVLKIIDVLSGYYMQKTGHIMGAKIETDMRKDVFNHLHKLSDSYFNDTKVGQIMTRITNDLFDVTEFAHHCPEEYFIGAIKIIVSFILLININVPLTLVIFAIIPMMIIASGKYRKRMRKSFKAQRNHIGEINSQIEDSLLGVKVVKSFTNEEQEIKKFEEGNQEFLDIKKETYTHMAGYQMITKIFDGLMYLAVIVFGGIFMMRGTLLPGDLVAYVLFVNTLLATVRRIVEFAEQFQRGMTGIERFTELMDQDIEIFDEPDAVELKDVKGDILVDHVTFKYHDNDDIILDDITLNIEHGANVALVGPSGGGKTTLCNLIPRFYDVTDGRITIDGKDIRGLTLKSLRSNIGMVQQDVYLFSGTVLDNIEYGKPGASKEDIIKAAKLAGAYDFIMGLPKGFDTYVGERGVKLSGGQKQRISIARVFLKNPPILILDEATSALDNRSEKIIQKSLEKLAKGRTTLTIAHRLTTIQNADKIIVLTEDGIVEEGNHKELMKKKGYYYNLYTQGNMDLNKMGLDGFLDNLVTA comes from the coding sequence ATGGCGTATGATAGTAGTAATGTTAAGACTCATTCTAATATGACGTTAATTAAAAGGTTTGTTCCATATTTTAGCAATTATAAATCAATTTTATTTTTTGATTTATTCTGTGCAAGTTTAACTACTGTTAATGAAATGGTGCTTCCTTTAATTTTACGATATTTAACTAATACCGGAATGGAAGATATAAGTTTAATTACATTAAGTACTATAGGAAAACTAGGTGCTTTATTTTTTGTTTTAAAGATTATAGATGTACTTTCAGGTTATTATATGCAAAAGACCGGACATATAATGGGGGCTAAAATTGAAACAGATATGAGAAAAGATGTATTTAATCATCTTCATAAATTATCTGACAGTTATTTTAATGACACAAAAGTTGGTCAAATTATGACAAGAATAACAAATGACCTTTTTGATGTTACAGAATTTGCCCATCATTGTCCTGAAGAATATTTTATAGGTGCAATAAAAATAATTGTTTCCTTTATTCTTTTAATTAATATTAATGTTCCTTTAACTTTAGTTATATTTGCAATAATTCCAATGATGATTATTGCTTCAGGAAAATATAGAAAAAGAATGAGAAAAAGCTTTAAGGCTCAAAGAAATCATATTGGTGAAATTAATTCACAAATTGAAGACAGTCTTTTAGGGGTAAAAGTTGTAAAATCTTTTACTAATGAGGAACAAGAAATTAAAAAATTCGAAGAAGGCAATCAAGAATTCTTAGATATTAAAAAGGAAACCTATACTCATATGGCAGGTTATCAAATGATAACAAAAATATTTGATGGTTTAATGTATTTAGCTGTTATAGTATTTGGTGGAATTTTTATGATGAGAGGGACTTTACTTCCAGGGGACTTAGTAGCCTATGTGTTATTTGTAAACACTTTATTGGCTACAGTAAGAAGAATTGTAGAATTTGCTGAGCAATTCCAAAGAGGAATGACAGGTATTGAAAGATTTACCGAGTTAATGGATCAAGATATTGAAATATTTGATGAACCTGATGCAGTAGAATTAAAAGATGTAAAAGGTGATATTTTAGTAGACCATGTAACTTTCAAATACCACGATAATGACGATATTATATTAGATGATATAACTTTAAATATAGAGCATGGAGCAAATGTTGCCTTAGTTGGACCATCCGGTGGAGGAAAAACCACCTTATGTAATTTAATTCCAAGATTTTATGATGTTACTGATGGTAGAATTACTATAGATGGAAAAGACATAAGAGGCTTAACACTTAAAAGCTTACGTTCCAATATAGGAATGGTACAACAAGATGTATATCTTTTCTCAGGTACTGTACTTGATAATATTGAATATGGTAAGCCGGGAGCAAGTAAAGAAGATATAATAAAAGCTGCAAAACTTGCAGGAGCTTATGATTTCATAATGGGACTTCCTAAAGGCTTTGACACCTATGTTGGTGAAAGAGGAGTAAAACTTTCAGGAGGACAAAAACAAAGAATTTCAATAGCAAGGGTATTTTTGAAAAATCCACCAATATTAATTTTAGATGAAGCAACATCAGCCCTAGATAATAGAAGTGAAAAAATTATTCAAAAATCTTTAGAAAAGCTTGCTAAAGGAAGAACTACCTTAACAATTGCCCATAGACTAACTACAATACAAAATGCAGATAAGATTATTGTACTAACAGAAGATGGCATTGTTGAAGAAGGTAACCATAAAGAATTAATGAAGAAAAAAGGTTACTATTATAACTTATATACTCAAGGAAACATGGATTTAAATAAAATGGGTTTAGATGGATTTCTAGACAATTTAGTTACTGCATAA
- a CDS encoding acyl-CoA thioesterase codes for MNRISNNKFEKKITENMLNYYDLLHGGEAFKIMDATAGYISREFVNGKTVTKAAKEVVYHNSSYLGETVVSQGEIVKVGRTSMEVYVENRIRERDNILITSATFVMVSVDNDFRPKEIKKRSKVN; via the coding sequence ATGAATAGAATAAGTAATAATAAATTTGAAAAGAAAATAACTGAAAATATGTTAAATTACTATGACCTACTACATGGTGGAGAGGCTTTTAAAATTATGGATGCTACTGCCGGCTATATTAGTAGGGAGTTTGTTAATGGAAAAACTGTAACAAAGGCAGCAAAAGAAGTGGTTTATCATAATTCTTCTTATTTAGGCGAAACCGTAGTGTCCCAAGGGGAAATTGTAAAAGTCGGTAGAACCTCTATGGAAGTATACGTTGAAAATAGAATAAGAGAAAGAGACAATATTTTAATAACATCAGCAACATTCGTAATGGTTTCAGTTGATAATGATTTTAGGCCAAAAGAAATAAAGAAAAGGTCTAAGGTAAACTAG
- a CDS encoding DsbA family oxidoreductase has product MENKKITVDIFSDFTCPFCYMGKKNLYDAIDNLNARDIVEINYRAYELDENASKNESVLKYDYMQKQEPNKPLGIIMAETRDIIDQGKDLGLDFNYDIMLTGNTNAAHRLAKYSKTKGKEKEFINKVFEGYFTKGLNLNKEEELLKIIEEVGLNKEEAKKIIDSKDFSEEVAQDKYDAFQYQVQSVPFFLFDKRYGASGKQDVETFEEAIKKLADFNKIDLP; this is encoded by the coding sequence ATGGAAAATAAAAAAATTACAGTTGATATTTTTTCTGATTTTACATGTCCTTTTTGTTATATGGGAAAGAAAAATCTATACGATGCAATAGATAATTTAAATGCTAGGGATATTGTAGAAATTAATTATAGAGCCTATGAGCTAGATGAAAATGCTTCAAAAAATGAATCTGTATTAAAATATGATTATATGCAAAAACAAGAACCTAATAAACCATTGGGAATTATTATGGCAGAAACAAGGGATATAATTGACCAAGGTAAGGATTTAGGACTTGATTTTAACTACGATATTATGCTTACAGGAAATACAAATGCAGCTCATAGATTAGCAAAATATTCCAAAACAAAAGGTAAAGAGAAAGAATTTATTAATAAAGTTTTTGAAGGTTATTTCACCAAGGGTTTAAATTTAAATAAGGAAGAGGAGCTTCTAAAAATTATTGAAGAAGTAGGATTAAATAAAGAGGAAGCAAAGAAAATTATTGATTCAAAGGATTTTAGTGAAGAAGTTGCACAGGATAAATATGATGCTTTTCAATATCAAGTCCAATCTGTACCATTTTTCCTTTTCGATAAAAGGTATGGAGCTTCCGGAAAACAAGATGTAGAGACTTTTGAAGAGGCTATAAAAAAATTGGCAGATTTTAATAAAATAGATTTACCTTAA
- a CDS encoding NAD(P)/FAD-dependent oxidoreductase — MPVRYLKKKENKMKYDLIIIGAGPAGVSSALYATSRGLKTLVLEQDENAGGTLKKVSNITHFTGFMTGETGSVFSKTLDEQLKQCGAKVLQKKVTAASLKGEDKEIICNEEKFLSKAVIIAAGTSQNTPDFEILEELKNKHLHNDARKYYKDYENVIVIGGSDGAAKEALFLSQNNKHVDLIIREEKLGAVPEFSQPILNSNNINIHTNSVISKVSGRKNIEEIKIKNTLTSEEEILNFNNCGIFYYIGSKPNTEVFKEVELNKGYITVDEKMKTNINGVYAVGDIRVKEVRQISTAVSDGALAAIDASKYINAKK, encoded by the coding sequence ATGCCAGTGAGATATTTAAAGAAAAAGGAGAATAAAATGAAATACGATTTAATTATTATTGGAGCAGGTCCAGCAGGAGTAAGTTCTGCCTTATATGCTACTAGTAGAGGTTTGAAAACCCTAGTTTTAGAACAAGATGAAAATGCAGGCGGAACTTTAAAGAAGGTATCAAATATTACACATTTTACAGGTTTTATGACAGGAGAAACCGGGTCTGTATTTTCAAAAACATTAGATGAGCAATTGAAACAATGTGGTGCTAAGGTTTTACAAAAGAAAGTTACAGCTGCTTCTTTAAAAGGAGAAGATAAGGAAATAATTTGCAATGAGGAAAAATTCCTTTCCAAAGCAGTAATTATTGCTGCCGGAACAAGTCAAAATACACCTGATTTTGAAATATTAGAAGAATTAAAAAACAAGCATCTACATAACGATGCTAGAAAATATTACAAGGATTATGAAAATGTTATTGTAATTGGCGGATCTGATGGAGCTGCAAAAGAAGCCTTGTTTTTATCCCAAAATAATAAACATGTTGACCTAATTATTAGGGAGGAAAAACTTGGAGCTGTTCCAGAATTTTCCCAACCTATTTTAAATTCAAATAATATTAATATTCATACTAATTCAGTTATTTCCAAGGTAAGCGGGAGGAAAAATATTGAAGAAATTAAAATTAAAAATACCCTTACTAGCGAAGAAGAAATTTTAAACTTTAATAATTGTGGAATTTTTTACTATATTGGTTCAAAACCAAATACAGAAGTTTTCAAAGAAGTAGAATTAAATAAGGGATATATTACTGTCGATGAAAAAATGAAAACTAATATTAACGGCGTTTATGCTGTTGGAGATATTAGGGTAAAAGAAGTACGCCAAATTTCAACAGCCGTTTCTGATGGTGCCCTTGCTGCCATAGATGCAAGTAAATATATTAATGCAAAAAAATAA
- a CDS encoding DUF4179 domain-containing protein, with the protein MNKYDKFNDMKVDLNEFNITPKDEESFKINDIEKKKILNSIKGKKKKIWKKIATVAVAAVFGLVVFGQTNMGKEVYAKTKEFVLETFNFKQEEAFDSKAELDKYAQHIDKTIYGGDYKIKTSSVMLYGNELNITFLIEYDKEQNENHYIQGLWMTGMKIGDKDIDITKSGGGGGPIKENPKVQSDVFQYILTDDEVKLLEDSKKITLNGDGLALKVNGVPEVHGEKFEIVLDELDLENLKEQSEIIDLDIKLRDEENNVNYRITGYEYNPYKTKIYAELDEDVKNRDNESHRLNSREISLDGELNNGKKVHFNGHYTSDENYQPTDKIIFEIDMYQYEDRNGIVSMEELKDAKEITLNFNIVEEDLVGNVSEEEKDKVITQIIERHGDEFAKELDLENLTIAERNKRIKEILVEDLKTLDKSSNMIVRDENIGEPFTIKLK; encoded by the coding sequence ATGAATAAATACGATAAATTCAACGATATGAAGGTAGATTTAAACGAATTTAACATAACTCCTAAAGATGAAGAAAGCTTTAAAATAAACGACATAGAAAAGAAAAAGATTTTAAATAGCATAAAAGGAAAAAAGAAAAAGATTTGGAAAAAAATTGCTACTGTAGCTGTTGCAGCAGTATTTGGTCTTGTGGTTTTTGGTCAGACTAATATGGGGAAAGAAGTTTATGCTAAGACGAAGGAATTTGTTCTAGAAACCTTTAATTTTAAGCAGGAAGAAGCTTTTGACAGCAAAGCTGAATTAGATAAATATGCCCAACACATAGATAAAACCATTTATGGAGGGGATTATAAAATAAAGACTAGCTCAGTTATGTTATATGGTAACGAATTAAATATAACTTTTTTAATTGAATATGATAAAGAACAAAATGAAAATCACTATATTCAAGGTTTATGGATGACTGGAATGAAAATTGGAGATAAAGATATTGACATTACTAAAAGTGGCGGTGGTGGTGGTCCAATAAAAGAAAACCCTAAAGTACAATCTGATGTATTTCAATATATTTTGACAGATGATGAAGTTAAGCTTTTAGAAGATAGCAAAAAAATCACTTTAAATGGAGATGGACTGGCTTTAAAAGTAAATGGAGTACCGGAAGTGCATGGAGAAAAATTTGAAATTGTATTAGATGAGTTGGATTTAGAAAATCTTAAAGAACAGTCAGAAATAATTGATTTAGATATAAAATTGAGAGATGAAGAAAATAATGTTAATTACAGAATAACAGGATATGAGTATAATCCTTATAAAACAAAAATATATGCAGAATTAGATGAAGATGTTAAAAATAGAGACAATGAATCACATAGATTAAATTCTAGGGAGATATCATTAGATGGAGAACTGAACAATGGTAAAAAAGTTCATTTTAATGGACACTATACTTCAGATGAAAATTATCAACCAACAGATAAAATTATTTTTGAAATTGATATGTATCAATATGAAGATAGGAATGGTATTGTATCCATGGAAGAATTAAAGGATGCTAAAGAAATTACATTGAATTTTAATATAGTAGAGGAAGATTTAGTAGGTAATGTTTCAGAAGAAGAAAAAGACAAAGTTATAACTCAAATAATAGAAAGACATGGAGATGAATTTGCAAAAGAATTAGATTTAGAGAATTTAACTATTGCTGAACGCAATAAAAGAATTAAAGAAATTTTAGTGGAAGACTTAAAAACTTTGGATAAAAGTTCTAATATGATAGTAAGAGATGAAAATATAGGAGAACCGTTTACTATAAAATTAAAATAA
- a CDS encoding sigma-70 family RNA polymerase sigma factor yields MNVNEKNFIKKLRKKDEKALIYVIDNYGWLLKKIINKYLFNLEAYKEDCLNEVFLSIWNNIESFDENRSTFKNWICVIAKYKSIDYLRKYLEKSKTENIDELNISEEPKKLEIEIKEEFEELISPLKEKDKAIFRKIFYDDISYEDTAKEFNMSKQAVYKRVSRGKGKIKEYVENGGYKNE; encoded by the coding sequence TTGAATGTAAATGAAAAAAACTTTATAAAAAAGCTTAGAAAGAAAGATGAAAAAGCTCTTATATATGTTATCGATAACTACGGCTGGCTTTTAAAGAAAATTATAAATAAATATCTCTTTAATTTAGAAGCTTATAAGGAAGATTGTTTAAATGAAGTATTTTTGTCAATTTGGAATAACATTGAGTCCTTTGATGAAAATCGTTCAACTTTTAAAAATTGGATTTGTGTTATTGCTAAATATAAGTCAATTGACTATTTAAGAAAATATTTAGAAAAATCCAAAACTGAAAATATAGATGAATTAAACATATCAGAAGAACCAAAAAAATTAGAAATAGAAATTAAAGAGGAGTTTGAAGAATTAATATCTCCTTTAAAGGAAAAGGACAAGGCTATTTTTAGAAAAATATTCTATGATGATATTTCCTATGAAGACACAGCTAAGGAATTTAATATGTCCAAACAAGCTGTATATAAAAGAGTTTCAAGAGGAAAGGGTAAAATTAAGGAATATGTGGAAAATGGAGGCTATAAAAATGAATAA
- a CDS encoding ABC-2 transporter permease, with the protein MKGLILKDLYYIRNNFKIIFIMIVFFGAIFIREETITMGIAMISFILANIGVGTITVDEKGNWNKYALTMPLTRKNVVIEKFLFINSLILLFFFLTSIIAFPIFNLLNLEMIITMVILLSILLIITNMQIFIAYKYGGEKTVIYIFGVFGTIAVLGFVLKKLFPNLLKSIINYIDSINLKVLGLSSITFALICVGIFFILTLNTVNNKEF; encoded by the coding sequence ATGAAGGGATTAATTTTAAAAGATTTATATTATATTAGAAATAACTTTAAAATAATTTTTATTATGATAGTATTTTTTGGAGCAATTTTTATTAGGGAAGAAACTATTACTATGGGAATTGCCATGATTTCCTTTATTTTAGCAAATATTGGTGTAGGAACAATAACAGTAGATGAAAAAGGAAACTGGAACAAATACGCATTAACAATGCCCTTAACCAGAAAGAATGTTGTAATAGAAAAATTCCTTTTTATTAACTCCCTTATTCTACTATTTTTCTTTCTAACATCAATTATTGCTTTCCCGATTTTTAACCTACTTAATTTAGAGATGATTATTACAATGGTAATATTATTGTCAATATTATTGATAATAACTAATATGCAAATTTTCATAGCCTATAAATATGGTGGTGAAAAAACAGTTATTTATATTTTTGGAGTTTTTGGAACCATAGCTGTACTAGGTTTTGTATTAAAAAAATTATTTCCTAATCTACTGAAAAGTATTATAAATTATATAGATTCAATAAATTTAAAGGTATTGGGATTATCATCTATAACATTTGCTCTTATATGTGTAGGAATATTTTTTATACTTACTTTAAATACAGTAAATAACAAGGAGTTTTAA
- a CDS encoding ABC-2 transporter permease: protein MKGLILKDLYYMKIEGKRLIPMFIVLLIMFFNDKNFNIFTFVIVFYMGMLSIGNIFIEKKNDFNKFIISTPVNKKDIVFGKYIFLNCTVIITFLILLLLSKLVLKIDVNIILKERLIIFAVISILLNLYLFLSLKLENDKVATLFSIITMGGLVVPAIIFTNHPEEMPVFIKNIFLMNKEKTSVLSMIIYIFFVLLFSIWSYRDFKNKEF, encoded by the coding sequence ATGAAGGGATTAATTTTAAAAGATTTATATTATATGAAAATAGAGGGGAAGAGATTAATCCCTATGTTTATTGTGCTACTTATAATGTTTTTTAATGATAAAAACTTTAATATATTTACTTTTGTTATAGTGTTTTATATGGGAATGTTAAGCATTGGAAATATTTTTATAGAAAAGAAAAATGATTTTAACAAGTTTATTATTTCAACTCCAGTAAATAAAAAAGATATAGTATTTGGAAAATATATTTTCCTTAACTGCACAGTTATAATCACCTTTTTAATTCTATTACTACTTTCTAAATTAGTATTAAAAATAGATGTTAATATAATTTTGAAAGAAAGATTGATAATTTTCGCAGTTATATCAATATTATTAAATTTATATCTTTTCTTATCACTAAAATTAGAAAATGATAAAGTGGCTACATTATTTTCAATAATAACAATGGGAGGTTTAGTAGTACCGGCTATAATATTTACAAATCATCCGGAAGAAATGCCGGTTTTTATAAAAAATATATTTTTGATGAATAAAGAAAAAACAAGCGTACTTAGTATGATAATATATATATTTTTTGTATTATTGTTTAGTATATGGTCCTATAGAGATTTTAAAAACAAGGAGTTTTAA